From a single Capsicum annuum cultivar UCD-10X-F1 chromosome 12, UCD10Xv1.1, whole genome shotgun sequence genomic region:
- the LOC107849577 gene encoding serine/threonine-protein kinase Aurora-2, whose product MAISTETPPQQQHKGSSEGAAVDQKRWTLNDFDIGKPLGRGKFGHVYLAREKRSNHIVALKVLFKNQLKQSQVEHQLRREVEIQSHLRHPNILRLYGYFYDQKRVYLILEYAAKGELYKELQKCKYFSERRAATYVASLARALIYCHGKHVIHRDIKPENLLVGAQGELKIADFGWSVHTFNRRRTMCGTLDYLPPEMVESVEHDANVDIWSLGILCYEFLYGVPPFEAKEHSDTYRRIVQVDLKFPSRPVVSSAAKDLITQMLVKDSSQRLPLKKLLEHPWIVQNAEPSGVYRG is encoded by the exons ATGGCGATCTCAACTGAGACTCcgccacaacaacaacacaag GGTTCCTCTGAGGGTGCGGCGGTGGATCAAAAGAGATGGACTCTCAATGATTTTGACATTGGAAAGCCTCTTGGAAGAGGAAAATTTGGTCATGTATATTTAGCTAGGGAGAAAAGG AGCAATCATATTGTTGCACTAAAAGTGCTTTTCAAGAACCAGCTGAAACAGTCCCAAGTCGAGCATCAGCTCCGTCGTGAGGTTGAAATACAAAGCCACCTTCGACATCCAAATATCCTGAGACTTTATGGTTACTTCTATGATCAG AAACGGGTTTATTTGATTCTGGAATATGCTGCCAAGGGTGAACTCTATAAGGAGCTGCAAAAATGCAAATATTTTAGTGAAAGGCGTGCTGCAACT TATGTTGCATCATTGGCACGAGCCCTCATATACTGTCATGGGAAGCATGTGATACATAGAGATATTAAACCAGAGAACCTTTTGGTTGGTGCGCAG GGTGAGCTTAAAATTGCAGACTTTGGTTGGTCTGTGCACACCTTCAATCGCAGACGCACCATGTGTGGCACTCTAGACTATTTGCCACCTGAAATGG TTGAAAGTGTGGAGCATGACGCAAATGTGGACATTTGGAGTCTTGGTATTCTCTGCTATGAGTTCCTATATGGGGTGCCCCCATTTGAAGCAAAGGAACACTCAGACACATATAGAAG GATTGTGCAAGTGGATCTTAAATTTCCTTCTAGACCGGTAGTTTCATCAGCTGCAAAGGATCTTATCACTCAG ATGCTAGTCAAGGATTCATCGCAACGTCTTCCCCTGAAGAAGTTACTTGAGCATCCATGGATTGTGCAGAATGCAGAACCTTCTGGTGTTTATAGGGGTTGA